One genomic region from Oncorhynchus clarkii lewisi isolate Uvic-CL-2024 chromosome 21, UVic_Ocla_1.0, whole genome shotgun sequence encodes:
- the LOC139378718 gene encoding transmembrane protein 209-like isoform X1, with protein sequence MTPTKQEGMSTLIDRTMRMRREEQARQVVLAWAVLNVSLAGMIYTEMSGKLLSLYFNIAYWPIWYIELAFASVFSLNALFDFWKYFKYTMAPSTIAVTPEQHRLLGLRNSGIQASPLLKQEKQEAQAPAQSSPLQGQSVLSFSPSRPASTSPKFSPSCVPGYSPLLSSPGSGGHFSPSLAFGKLNYSPPSSYPSSIGPVDGTSLRARYRTSPSVFNSPGGKEDYMESLKTLDRFLRTEEEKSHRSQLGSPESVSPSHSPTFWNYSRSVGDYAQSLRKFQYQPACRSQAPSASKDETDLGSKQAAEEVWARITTSRLVMDSIDSWTAKLRNWINDTILVPLVKEMDSVNGQLRRMGCSELQIGEASIASLKQAAVLKASVIPTMTAIVQYLDITPNQEYLVERIKELAHSGCMSSFRWNRGGDLKARKWDTDLPSDCAILTHVLCTYLDSRLPPHPKYPDGKTFTSQHFTHTPDKPDVTNENLFCIHQSSTNPPHYQLIYQAHVYSLPKGRNNLFHTVLMFLFVIKTKESGMLGRVNLGLSGVNILWIFGD encoded by the exons ATGACTCCGACGAAACAGGAGGGCATGTCTACTCTCATTGACAGGacgatgaggatgaggagggaggagcAAGCGCGCCAGGTGGTCCTCGCCTGGGCAGTCCTCAATGTGTCGCTAGCTGGCATGATCTACACTGAGAT GTCAGGGAAACTGCTGAGCCTGTACTTCAACATCGCTTACTGGCCTATCTGGTACATAG AGCTGGCCTTCGCCTCGGTCTTCAGCCTCAACGCCCTGTTTGACTTCTGGAAGTACTTCAAGTACACCATGGCCCCCTCTACCATCGCTGTTACCCCTGAACAGCACCGCCTTCTTGGCCTCAGAAACTCAG GTATCCAGGCGTCACCCCTGCTCAAGCAAGAGAAGCAGGAGGCTCAAGCTCCGGCTCAGTCGTCACCCCTCCAGGGTCAGAGTGTGCTCAGCTTCAGTCCCTCCAGACCTGCCAGCACCAGCCCCAAGTTCTCCCCCAGCTGTGTTCCTGGATACAGCCCCCTTTTGAGCAGCCCGGGCAGCGGGGGACACTTTTCACCCTCCCTGGCCTTTGGAAAG TTGAACTACAGCCCCCCCTCATCCTACCCCAGCAGCATTGGCCCAGTGGATGGCACTAGCCTGAGGGCACGCTACCGCACCTCTCCCTCCGTGTTCAACTCCCCCGGGGGCAAGGAGGACTACATGGAGTCCCTGAAGACCCTGGACAGGTTCCTCCGCACCGAGGAGGAGAAGAGCCACCGCAGTCAGTTAG GGAGCCCAGAGTCGGTGTCGCCCTCCCACAGCCCCACGTTCTGGAACTATAGCCGCTCGGTGGGGGATTACGCCCAGAGCCTGAGGAAGTTCCAGTACCAGCCTGCCTGCCGCTCCCAGGCCCCCTCAGCCAGCAAGGACGAGACTGACCTGGGCTCCAAACAGGCTGCCGAGGAG GTTTGGGCCAGAATCACAACCAGTCGTCTCGTGATGGACAGCATAGACAGCTGGACAGCCAAGCTCAGAAAT TGGATAAATGACACCATTCTAGTGCCACTGGTGAAGGAGATGGACTCAGTGAATGGCCAGCTAAGGAGAATGGGTTGCTCTGAGCTCCAGATTGGAG AAGCCAGTATAGCCAGCCTAAAACAGGCTGCTGTTTTGAAGGCCTCGGTCATCCCTACCATGACTGCAATTGTGCAGTACCTGGACATCACCCCTAATCAAGAGTATCTAGTGGAGAGGATCAAAG AGCTGGCCCATAGTGGCTGCATGAGTTCTTTCCGCTGGAACAGGGGCGGGGATCTCAAAGCCAGGAAGTGGGACACAGACCTCCCTTCAGACTGTGCT ATCCTCACGCATGTGCTATGCACATACCTGGACTCCCGACTCCCGCCTCACCCCAAGTACCCCGACGGAAAGACCTTCACCTCACAGCACTTCACCCATACGCCAGACAAACCTG ACGTGACGAATGAAAACCTCTTCTGCATTCACCAAAGTAGCACCAATCCCCCGCACTACCAACTTATCTACCAGGCCCATGTCTACAGCCTTCCCAAG GGAAGGAACAACCTGTTCCACACTGTTCTCATGTTCCTCTTCGTCATCAAAACCAAGGAATCTGGGATGCTGGG GAGAGTAAATCTGGGCCTATCAGGCGTGAACATCCTGTGGATATTTGGGGACTGA
- the LOC139378718 gene encoding transmembrane protein 209-like isoform X2 — MSTLIDRTMRMRREEQARQVVLAWAVLNVSLAGMIYTEMSGKLLSLYFNIAYWPIWYIELAFASVFSLNALFDFWKYFKYTMAPSTIAVTPEQHRLLGLRNSGIQASPLLKQEKQEAQAPAQSSPLQGQSVLSFSPSRPASTSPKFSPSCVPGYSPLLSSPGSGGHFSPSLAFGKLNYSPPSSYPSSIGPVDGTSLRARYRTSPSVFNSPGGKEDYMESLKTLDRFLRTEEEKSHRSQLGSPESVSPSHSPTFWNYSRSVGDYAQSLRKFQYQPACRSQAPSASKDETDLGSKQAAEEVWARITTSRLVMDSIDSWTAKLRNWINDTILVPLVKEMDSVNGQLRRMGCSELQIGEASIASLKQAAVLKASVIPTMTAIVQYLDITPNQEYLVERIKELAHSGCMSSFRWNRGGDLKARKWDTDLPSDCAILTHVLCTYLDSRLPPHPKYPDGKTFTSQHFTHTPDKPDVTNENLFCIHQSSTNPPHYQLIYQAHVYSLPKGRNNLFHTVLMFLFVIKTKESGMLGRVNLGLSGVNILWIFGD, encoded by the exons ATGTCTACTCTCATTGACAGGacgatgaggatgaggagggaggagcAAGCGCGCCAGGTGGTCCTCGCCTGGGCAGTCCTCAATGTGTCGCTAGCTGGCATGATCTACACTGAGAT GTCAGGGAAACTGCTGAGCCTGTACTTCAACATCGCTTACTGGCCTATCTGGTACATAG AGCTGGCCTTCGCCTCGGTCTTCAGCCTCAACGCCCTGTTTGACTTCTGGAAGTACTTCAAGTACACCATGGCCCCCTCTACCATCGCTGTTACCCCTGAACAGCACCGCCTTCTTGGCCTCAGAAACTCAG GTATCCAGGCGTCACCCCTGCTCAAGCAAGAGAAGCAGGAGGCTCAAGCTCCGGCTCAGTCGTCACCCCTCCAGGGTCAGAGTGTGCTCAGCTTCAGTCCCTCCAGACCTGCCAGCACCAGCCCCAAGTTCTCCCCCAGCTGTGTTCCTGGATACAGCCCCCTTTTGAGCAGCCCGGGCAGCGGGGGACACTTTTCACCCTCCCTGGCCTTTGGAAAG TTGAACTACAGCCCCCCCTCATCCTACCCCAGCAGCATTGGCCCAGTGGATGGCACTAGCCTGAGGGCACGCTACCGCACCTCTCCCTCCGTGTTCAACTCCCCCGGGGGCAAGGAGGACTACATGGAGTCCCTGAAGACCCTGGACAGGTTCCTCCGCACCGAGGAGGAGAAGAGCCACCGCAGTCAGTTAG GGAGCCCAGAGTCGGTGTCGCCCTCCCACAGCCCCACGTTCTGGAACTATAGCCGCTCGGTGGGGGATTACGCCCAGAGCCTGAGGAAGTTCCAGTACCAGCCTGCCTGCCGCTCCCAGGCCCCCTCAGCCAGCAAGGACGAGACTGACCTGGGCTCCAAACAGGCTGCCGAGGAG GTTTGGGCCAGAATCACAACCAGTCGTCTCGTGATGGACAGCATAGACAGCTGGACAGCCAAGCTCAGAAAT TGGATAAATGACACCATTCTAGTGCCACTGGTGAAGGAGATGGACTCAGTGAATGGCCAGCTAAGGAGAATGGGTTGCTCTGAGCTCCAGATTGGAG AAGCCAGTATAGCCAGCCTAAAACAGGCTGCTGTTTTGAAGGCCTCGGTCATCCCTACCATGACTGCAATTGTGCAGTACCTGGACATCACCCCTAATCAAGAGTATCTAGTGGAGAGGATCAAAG AGCTGGCCCATAGTGGCTGCATGAGTTCTTTCCGCTGGAACAGGGGCGGGGATCTCAAAGCCAGGAAGTGGGACACAGACCTCCCTTCAGACTGTGCT ATCCTCACGCATGTGCTATGCACATACCTGGACTCCCGACTCCCGCCTCACCCCAAGTACCCCGACGGAAAGACCTTCACCTCACAGCACTTCACCCATACGCCAGACAAACCTG ACGTGACGAATGAAAACCTCTTCTGCATTCACCAAAGTAGCACCAATCCCCCGCACTACCAACTTATCTACCAGGCCCATGTCTACAGCCTTCCCAAG GGAAGGAACAACCTGTTCCACACTGTTCTCATGTTCCTCTTCGTCATCAAAACCAAGGAATCTGGGATGCTGGG GAGAGTAAATCTGGGCCTATCAGGCGTGAACATCCTGTGGATATTTGGGGACTGA